The Pocillopora verrucosa isolate sample1 chromosome 14, ASM3666991v2, whole genome shotgun sequence genome has a segment encoding these proteins:
- the LOC136278195 gene encoding uncharacterized protein isoform X1 — protein sequence MNSSVTKNVLKVKDPVFRQICSAFATVAVWYDTNLSVLHTVLTKVMFPKCTSFLDAESAVSKESSNQRDFQGNLPMVTLNGCAQPSFSARNETMNERLQSEPSVQQESLYAVLCPQSMMTPEGNDSRTYASIDKSTREAKDIEYEIPIPTQRIQRKPFVQREGVHRALCPEPMMRVSQVNSNYQRIREQSSINLVINPKQHWIFCRLQKEGFPEATHLQGKAATLSM from the exons atgAACTCGAGTGTcactaaaaatgttttaaaagtcaaagacccgGTCTTCCGACAAATTTGCTCTGCTTTTGCCACTGTTGCAGTGTGGTACGATACAAACCTGTCTGTTTTACATACAGTGTTAACCAAAGTCATGTTTCCTAAATGCACATCTTTTTTAGATGCAGAAAGCGCAGTGTCGAAAGAATCATC AAATCAACGCGACTTTCAAGGCAATTTGCCTATGGTTACTTTGAATGGATGTGCCCAGCCTAGTTTTTCTGCGAGAAATGAGACCATGAATGAGAGGCTCCAAAGTGAACCATCTGTCCAACAGGAGAGTTTATATGCCGTACTGTGTCCTCAGTCAATGATG ACGCCTGAAGGGAACGATTCACGAACGTACGCGTCGATTGATAAATCTACGAGAGAAGCAAAAGATATTGAATATGAGATTCCGATACCAACTCAAAG gaTCCAACGTAAACCATTTGTCCAGCGGGAGGGTGTACATAGAGCGCTGTGTCCAGAGCCAATGATG AGAGTTAGCCAAGTAAACAGCAATTATCAAAGGATTCGAGAGCAGAGTTCGATAAACCTTGTCATCAATCCCAAACAACACTGGATATTTTGTAGGCTCCAGAAGGAGGGGTTTCCCGAAGCTACACATCTGCAAGGGAAGGCAGCAACATTGAGTATGTGA
- the LOC136278209 gene encoding uncharacterized protein — MKNAARTLLLFALGVASATEDQDTDVAFCSKYTFHDKKISWSAAKEKCREQEKGSLVSMETEEEWHFVKNLIKKRTKRRWFIGLERVDGSYTWYWLSGSIAWVNGTSAGTWRWSEGEPTNFGKEKCGEMLLNGKYNNIPCQAVIYYGDPGYICEKQVNCSTISKNSENGDIFIERTTRPRSTPQPLATTINSFSHRTQLTITRNKLLSEGSIRRPQTPEATRFKELSTKVGKLYAQPTTTTFSTLQNRPTFNLSTQGTTFETAVGEYSPQNVSTGTLNLVLIVIVLLAIFILAIAVAFRILFFRRHQGRMNQGKLLALFAFWSSENYINVTFI, encoded by the exons ATGAAGAACGCTGCTCGCACTTTATTACTGTTTGCGCTCGGTGTTGCTAGTGCTACTGAAGACCAAGACACCGATG TTGCGTTCTGCTCCAAGTATACTTTCCACGACAAAAAAATTAGCTGGAGTGCAGCCAAGGAAAAATGTCGCGAACAAGAGAAGGGTTCACTTGTCTCTATGGAAACCGAAGAGGAATGGCACTTTGTCAAGAACTTAATCAAAAAGCGAACAAAGAGACGTTGGTTCATTGGCTTGGAAAGAGTTGATGGATCTTATACGTGGTACTGGTTGAGTGGAAGCATCGCCTGGGTCAACGGAACATCAGCTGGAACATGGCGTTGGAGTGAAGGAGAACCAAccaattttggaaaagaaaaatgtggaGAGATGCTGCTAAACGGAAAGTATAACAACATTCCGTGCCAAGCAGTAATATATTATGGTGATCCAGGATATATATGTGAAAAGCAAGTCA ATTGTTCCACCATATCCAAAAATTCAGAAAATGGTGATATTTTCATTGAGAGAACAACCAGACCTCGATCAACCCCCCAACCGTTGGCGACAACGATAAACTCCTTCTCACACAGAACTCAATTGACGATTACTCGGAATAAGCTGCTTTCAGAAG GGTCAATTCGGAGGCCACAAACACCGGAAGCTACTCGTTTTAAAGAATTATCAACAAAGGTGGGGAAACTGTACGCCCAACCAACAACTACAACATTTTCAACACTGCAAAACCGACCCACATTCAATCTCTCAACACAAG gGACTACATTTGAGACTGCCGTAGGTGAATATTCTCCGCAAAACGTTTCAACTGGCACGTTAAACTTGGTGTTGATCGTCATAGTGCTTCTAGCCATTTTCATCTTGGCAATTGCAGTCGCATTCCGAATATTGTTTTTCCGGCGACACCAAGGTCGTATGAACCAAGGCAAGCTTCTTGCATTATTTGCGTTTTGGTCATCTGAAAATTATATCAATGTTACGTTTATTTAG
- the LOC131786245 gene encoding uncharacterized protein, translating into MWQNGKYNNIRCQEINSGENPGYICEKQVNCSTISKNSKNGDIFIERKTRPRSTPQPLVTTTTSTSSLITQSANTQNKQLSEGSSRRPQSPESTPFKESTTKVEKPNTPPANTTFSTLQNRHTFKSPTQGTTFKNTVGESSPQNGSTRGLNLVLIVIVLLAIFLLAIAVVFGISFFRRHQGHKNQDHLRDRVTCTYEVPPSSELQSIDPVLGQQIQSSAEVTVHLTLSQTESRPITHDPASDCKKECEHDHLDETNRKSWSMSEGCSDIQEKARENTVLVSDEKGIQQPLALCDKKEEGKDYVYAVVHKERKSGVSSEASTLKKSSDRPQEGTGLPVNRRSCVDCNDHSSHSTDLGLDKNTEAAESETLQAGGNSEYLYAAVEKTKKKKPPQKPPPYRGLVYADLIHSRESSAKLVKEQSQTVYAQIDHAKTASVMTSQHNLEGKKKGEHH; encoded by the exons ATGTGGCAAAACGGAAAGTATAACAACATTCGGTGCCAAGAAATAAATTCTGGTGAAAATCCAGGATATATATGTGAAAAGCAAGTCA ACTGTTCCACCATATCCAAAAACTCAAAAAATGGTGATATTTTCATTGAGAGAAAAACAAGACCTAGATCAACCCCCCAACCGTTGGTGACAACGACTACGTCCACCTCATCCCTCATAACTCAATCGGCGAATACTCAGAATAAGCAACTCTCAGAAG GGTCGTCTCGGAGGCCACAATCACCTGAAAGTACTCCTTTTAAAGAATCAACAACAAAGGTGGAAAAACCCAACACCCCACCAGCAAATACAACATTTTCTACACTTCAAAACCGACACACATTTAAATCCCCAACACAAG GGACTACGTTTAAGAATACCGTTGGTGAATCTTCTCCACAAAATGGTTCAACACGCGGGCTAAACCTGGTGTTGATCGTCATAGTGCTTCTGGCCATTTTTCTCCTGGCAATTGCAGTCGTATTCGGAATATCATTTTTTCGGCGACACCAAGGTCATAAGAACCAAG ATCACCTTCGCGATCGGGTCACTTGCACTTACGAGGTGCCCCCGAGTTCCGAACTGCAATCGATCGATCCTGTACTTGGCCAACAAATACAGAGTTCTGCCGAGGTTACTGTTCACCTAACCCTTTCACAAACCGAATCTAGGCCGATCACCCATGATCCAGCGAGCGACTGCAAAAAAGAGTGCGAGCACGATCACCTAGACGAGACTAATCGAAAGTCATGGTCAATGAGCGAAGGATGTTCAGATATTCAAGAAAAAGCACGAGAAAACACAGTGTTGGTGAGTGATGAGAAAGGAATACAGCAGCCACTTGCTTTGTGcgataaaaaagaagaaggaaaagattACGTATACGCTGTGGTTCATAAAGAGAGAAAAAGCGGAGTCAGTTCTGAAGCAAGCACTCTCAAAAAATCATCGGACCGCCCTCAGGAAGGAACAGGGTTACCTGTGAACCGGAGGTCCTGTGTCGATTGTAATGACCATTCGTCGCATTCAACTGATTTAGGACTCGACAAAAACACAGAGGCTGCAGAGAGCGAGACACTTCAGGCTGGCGGGAACAGTGAATATTTGTACGCAGCTGTtgaaaagacgaaaaagaaGAAACCGCCACAG AAGCCCCCTCCATACCGTGGCCTTGTGTACGCTGATCTGATCCATTCCCGAGAAAGTAGCGCAAAGCTTGTCAAAGAACAGTCCCAAACAGTATACGCCCAAATTGATCATGCCAAGACAGCAAGCGTGATGACATCGCAGCACAATCTGGAGGGAAAAAAGAAAGGCGAACATCATTGA
- the LOC136278195 gene encoding uncharacterized protein isoform X2, which translates to MNSSVTKNVLKVKDPVFRQICSAFATVAVWYDTNLSVLHTVLTKVMFPKCTSFLDAESAVSKESSNQRDFQGNLPMVTLNGCAQPSFSARNETMNERLQSEPSVQQESLYAVLCPQSMMTPEGNDSRTYASIDKSTREAKDIEYEIPIPTQRIQRKPFVQREGVHRALCPEPMMAPEGGVSRSYTSAREGSNIEYVNVDQIPAPEYVNA; encoded by the exons atgAACTCGAGTGTcactaaaaatgttttaaaagtcaaagacccgGTCTTCCGACAAATTTGCTCTGCTTTTGCCACTGTTGCAGTGTGGTACGATACAAACCTGTCTGTTTTACATACAGTGTTAACCAAAGTCATGTTTCCTAAATGCACATCTTTTTTAGATGCAGAAAGCGCAGTGTCGAAAGAATCATC AAATCAACGCGACTTTCAAGGCAATTTGCCTATGGTTACTTTGAATGGATGTGCCCAGCCTAGTTTTTCTGCGAGAAATGAGACCATGAATGAGAGGCTCCAAAGTGAACCATCTGTCCAACAGGAGAGTTTATATGCCGTACTGTGTCCTCAGTCAATGATG ACGCCTGAAGGGAACGATTCACGAACGTACGCGTCGATTGATAAATCTACGAGAGAAGCAAAAGATATTGAATATGAGATTCCGATACCAACTCAAAG gaTCCAACGTAAACCATTTGTCCAGCGGGAGGGTGTACATAGAGCGCTGTGTCCAGAGCCAATGATG GCTCCAGAAGGAGGGGTTTCCCGAAGCTACACATCTGCAAGGGAAGGCAGCAACATTGAGTATGTGAATGTGGATCAAATACCTGCTCCTGAGTATGTTAACGCTTGA